In Gammaproteobacteria bacterium (ex Lamellibrachia satsuma), a single genomic region encodes these proteins:
- a CDS encoding IS3 family transposase (programmed frameshift) — protein MKERKKYSKEFKLDAVSLVLEQEYTRREAANSLGINAQMLGRWVKEHQAEDGQAFRGNGKLSSEQEEIRKLKAQVKRLEMEKEILKKGNGILCSRNEVKYSFITQHKNAYPISLQCQVLGVSRNGYYQYQRGLGNRPDRIHQEMLEWVEDIAKSSDYTYGSRRMKKALNVLGYPVSRNKARKLMREANVQARQRRKYKVTTNSNHQQSVFNNLLKREFAVAQPDHVYAADVTYVWTQEGWLYLAVVIDLYSRKVVGWSMSSRMKAKLVCDALQMAIWRRRPKGGLIHHSDRGSQYASKAFRRLLKAHDINGSMSRKGDCWDNAVVESFFGSLKQERVHWRSYQTRYEAQQDILEYISMFYNSTRLHSYLDYMSPNDFEQQMMAQKKAA, from the exons ATGAAAGAACGAAAGAAATATTCGAAGGAATTCAAGCTAGACGCGGTCAGTCTGGTTCTTGAGCAGGAATATACTCGAAGGGAAGCAGCAAACAGTCTGGGCATCAATGCCCAAATGCTGGGGCGCTGGGTGAAAGAACATCAGGCAGAAGATGGGCAGGCATTTCGAGGCAATGGCAAGTTGAGTTCTGAACAGGAAGAAATCAGGAAGCTCAAGGCTCAGGTTAAACGCCTTGAGATGGAGAAAGAAATCTTAAAAAAAG GCAACGGTATTCTTTGCAGCAGAAACGAAGTGAAATATTCGTTCATCACCCAGCATAAGAATGCCTATCCAATCAGCTTGCAATGTCAGGTTTTGGGTGTGAGTCGTAATGGTTACTACCAGTATCAAAGGGGCTTGGGTAACAGGCCAGACCGAATACATCAGGAGATGCTGGAGTGGGTTGAGGATATCGCCAAGAGTTCAGACTACACTTATGGCAGTCGCAGAATGAAAAAAGCCTTGAATGTCCTGGGCTATCCGGTGAGTCGGAATAAGGCAAGGAAGTTAATGCGTGAAGCCAATGTACAGGCGCGTCAGCGCAGGAAATATAAGGTTACGACAAACAGTAACCACCAGCAGTCGGTTTTTAACAACCTGCTCAAGCGAGAGTTTGCTGTGGCCCAGCCCGATCATGTCTATGCGGCGGACGTGACTTATGTATGGACCCAGGAAGGCTGGTTATACCTGGCGGTAGTGATAGACCTGTATTCACGTAAAGTGGTCGGCTGGAGCATGAGTTCCCGGATGAAGGCAAAGCTGGTCTGTGATGCATTGCAAATGGCGATCTGGCGACGTCGACCGAAGGGCGGATTGATTCACCACTCAGATCGTGGTTCTCAATATGCCAGCAAGGCTTTTCGGCGGTTACTCAAAGCCCATGATATCAATGGCAGTATGAGCAGGAAGGGTGACTGCTGGGATAATGCTGTAGTGGAAAGCTTCTTTGGCAGCCTCAAGCAGGAACGGGTGCATTGGAGAAGCTACCAGACACGTTACGAAGCCCAGCAGGACATATTGGAATATATTTCCATGTTTTATAATAGTACGCGGCTGCATTCATACCTGGATTATATGAGTCCGAATGATTTTGAGCAGCAAATGATGGCGCAGAAAAAAGCGGCTTAA
- a CDS encoding relaxase/mobilization nuclease domain-containing protein — MIPFSSQRALGQDLAMHLLNEHDNEYMEVADVRGAVADDLHGAFAEWEAQAHALTKCENYLYSLSINPDPQQGQLSRDQYLDYIDQAEEKLGLSGQPRAVVFHIKHDREHCHVVWSRIDLENEKAIPMSFDRDKLMMVTRLFAKEHDLELPKGYFKGKEEERGQQLSLYEMHQQKTTGLSKAQHQEQVTDVWRASDSAKAFVHGLADRGYLLATGKRPYVLVDLYGGMHALPKMIADKTVRTKDIRKFLEKGYPPESLPTVDEARELVAQHRKAMETQFKAEQQADKLAMLKQMQARRREKREGEQVSLKQKQHQARLDLAQQHDVVKDFVTPS, encoded by the coding sequence ATGATCCCATTTTCCTCTCAGAGAGCCCTTGGTCAGGATCTAGCGATGCACCTGCTAAATGAACATGATAACGAGTACATGGAAGTGGCCGATGTGCGGGGAGCGGTAGCCGATGATCTGCACGGTGCGTTTGCTGAATGGGAGGCCCAGGCTCATGCCCTGACCAAATGTGAGAATTATCTCTACTCTCTTTCTATCAATCCTGACCCGCAGCAAGGCCAACTAAGCCGAGATCAGTACCTCGATTACATCGACCAAGCGGAAGAAAAGCTGGGGCTGTCCGGCCAGCCCCGTGCCGTGGTGTTTCATATCAAACATGATCGTGAACATTGCCACGTGGTCTGGTCACGCATTGATCTGGAAAACGAAAAAGCCATCCCGATGTCCTTCGATCGGGACAAACTGATGATGGTCACCCGTCTGTTTGCCAAGGAACATGATCTGGAACTGCCCAAGGGGTATTTCAAGGGTAAAGAGGAAGAGAGAGGCCAACAGCTCTCTCTTTATGAAATGCACCAGCAGAAGACGACAGGGCTTTCTAAGGCGCAGCACCAGGAACAGGTCACCGATGTCTGGCGGGCCAGTGACTCTGCCAAGGCGTTTGTACATGGACTGGCAGATCGAGGCTATCTCCTGGCAACAGGGAAACGCCCCTATGTGCTGGTCGATCTCTATGGCGGCATGCATGCCTTGCCGAAAATGATCGCCGACAAAACGGTGCGTACCAAAGATATTCGGAAATTCCTGGAAAAAGGCTACCCGCCGGAGTCTCTACCCACTGTGGATGAGGCGCGGGAACTGGTTGCCCAGCACCGAAAGGCGATGGAAACCCAGTTCAAGGCTGAACAGCAGGCCGATAAATTGGCCATGCTCAAGCAGATGCAAGCGCGCAGACGTGAAAAGCGGGAAGGGGAACAGGTCTCGCTCAAGCAGAAACAACATCAGGCCCGGCTTGATCTGGCACAGCAACATGACGTGGTCAAGGATTTTGTTACACCCAGTTAA
- a CDS encoding sprT domain-containing protein — translation MADQHSEVPLKPTKETYGRLQLAYDVFNKHLFGDTLPDCLITLQRRKRSYGYFCGDRFGRDDGRTTDEIALNPAHFRDRLLKEILATLAHEMVHLWQHHFGKPGRGRYHNREWADQMKIIGLQPTDTGEEGGKETGDSVHHIVVPKGRFDRVSEKLIAGGFSITWIERPRLTPAASSDKAGKDETPAKESKSGKRIKYVCTHEACELKAWAKHDAHLMCGDHVVAMVPAQ, via the coding sequence ATGGCAGACCAGCATTCTGAAGTCCCCCTCAAACCGACCAAAGAGACCTACGGGCGGCTCCAGCTCGCCTATGATGTCTTCAACAAACATCTGTTTGGCGACACCCTGCCTGATTGCCTGATCACGCTGCAACGTCGCAAACGTAGCTATGGCTACTTTTGCGGCGATCGGTTTGGTCGGGACGATGGCCGAACCACCGATGAAATCGCCCTCAACCCGGCCCATTTTCGGGATCGACTTCTCAAGGAAATCTTGGCCACCCTTGCCCATGAGATGGTGCATTTGTGGCAACACCATTTCGGTAAACCTGGCCGGGGCCGCTACCACAATCGTGAGTGGGCTGACCAAATGAAAATCATTGGTCTTCAGCCCACCGATACCGGTGAAGAAGGCGGCAAAGAGACCGGGGATAGCGTGCACCACATCGTTGTCCCGAAAGGCCGCTTTGATCGGGTGTCGGAAAAACTGATTGCAGGCGGCTTTTCCATCACCTGGATCGAGCGGCCCCGGCTGACGCCCGCCGCCTCTTCAGATAAGGCAGGCAAGGATGAAACGCCCGCCAAAGAGAGCAAAAGTGGCAAGCGTATCAAATATGTCTGTACCCATGAGGCCTGTGAACTCAAGGCCTGGGCAAAGCATGATGCGCACCTGATGTGCGGCGATCATGTAGTAGCCATGGTGCCCGCACAGTAG